The Lycium ferocissimum isolate CSIRO_LF1 chromosome 10, AGI_CSIRO_Lferr_CH_V1, whole genome shotgun sequence genome window below encodes:
- the LOC132033007 gene encoding uncharacterized protein LOC132033007 isoform X2: MYDICGARSDTKVLNCPFGSPSVKPSELLSSKVQSLCPTITGNVCCTETQFDTLRSQVQQAIPFLVGCPACLRNFLNLFCELTCSPNQSQFINVTSISKVKKNSTVDGIDFFITDTFGEELYESCKDVKFGSMNTRAIDFIGAGAKNFREWYAFIGRRAPPGVPGSPYAINFRPAAPESSGMKPMNVSTYSCGDTSLGCSCGDCPSASDCSSSAPPAQTEGSCSVRIGSLKVKCIEVAVTILYVVLVSAFLGWGFLHKKREETPVSRTKPLISATGNGVIRQSSRQKDENIPMQMLEDVPQISSGVQLSIVQGYMSKFYRRYGTWVARNPVLVLCSSLFFVLVLCLGLFRFKVETRPEKLWVGHGSRAAEEKLFFDSHLAPFYRIEQLIVGTISDADNGKSPPIVTEDNMKLLFDIQKKIDAIKANYSGSMVSLPDICMKPLGTECATQSILQYFKMDSSNFDSYGGIEHVEYCFQHYTSAESCLSAFKAPLDPSTALGGFSGNNYSEASAFIVTYPVNNAIDKEGNYSKKSVAWEKAFIQLVKDEILPMVQAKNLTLAFSSESSVEEELKRESTADAITILISYLVMFAYISLTLGDTPRFSSCYISSKVLLGLSGVILVMLSVLGSVGFFSAVGVKSTLIIMEVIPFLVLAVGVDNMCILVNAVKRQPMELPLEGRVSNALVEVGPSITLASLSEVLAFAVGSFIPMPACRIFSMFAALAVLLDFLLQVTAFVALICFDFLRAEDNRIDCFPCIKVFGSNADPEKGNQQRKPGLLVRYMKDIHAPILSLWGVKLVVICVFAAFALASIALCTRIEPGLEQQIVLPRDSYLQGYFNNISEYLRIGPPLYFVVKNYNFSSESRQTNQLCSISQCDSDSLLNEIARASLIPESSYIAKPAASWLDDFLVWTSPEAFGCCRKFTNSSFCPPDDQPPCCSPSSGGSCSPNGVCKDCTTCFRHSDLANGRPTTEQFREKLPWFLNALPSSDCAKGGNGAYTTNVELEGYEDGIIKASAFRTYHTPLNKQVDYVNSMRAARDFSSRLSDSLEMEIFPYAVFYMFFEQYLSIWRTALINLAIAIGAVFIVCLVITCSFWTSAIILLVLTMIVLDLMGVMAILKIQLNAVSVVNLVMAVGIAVEFCVHITHAFLVSSGDRNQRMKEALTTMGASVFSGITLTKLVGVIVLCFSRTEVFVVYYFQMYLALVLLGFLHGLVFLPVLLSIFGPPSRCVLVEKQEDRPSTSSQF; the protein is encoded by the exons ATGTATGACATTTGTGGAGCACGCAGTGACACGAAAGTTCTGAACTGTCCCTTTGGTTCCCCTTCCGTGAAG CCAAGTGAGCTACTTTCATCAAAAGTTCAAAGTTTGTGCCCAACGATAACTGGAAATGTCTGTTGTACGGAGACTCAATTTGACACCTTGCGATCACAAGTCCAGCAA GCAATTCCCTTTCTCGTGGGCTGTCCAGCATGCTTgagaaattttttgaatttgttttgtGAACTTACATGCTCTCCGAACCAGAGCCAGTTTATCAACGTCACATCTATTTCCAAG GTAAAAAAGAATTCTACTGTCGATGGAATTGATTTTTTCATAACAGACACTTTTGGTGAGGAGTTGTACGAATCCTGCAAGGATGTAAAATTTGGTTCAATGAATACCAGAGCCATAGATTTCATTGGCGCAGGTGCTAAAAATTTCAGAG AGTGGTATGCATTTATTGGAAGACGAGCACCACCGGGAGTCCCCGGATCTCCATATGCAATTAATTTTAGACCAGCTGCTCCTGAGTCATCTGGAATGAAACCTATGAATGTGTCTACGTATTCATGCGGTGATACATCACTAGGCTGTTCATGTGGTGATTGCCCTTCAGCTTCTGATTGCTCAAGTTCAGCTCCTCCTGCTCAGACAGAAGGTTCTTGTTCAGTGAGAATTGGGTCTCTCAAG GTGAAGTGTATTGAAGTTGCTGTCACAATTCTATATGTTGTACTAGTCTCTGCTTTTCTTGGATGGGGCTTTCTCcataaaaaaagagaagagactCCGGTTTCGAGAACAAAGCCATTGATCAGTGCCACTGGAAATGGTGTCATCCGCCAAAGCAGCAGGCAAAAGGATGAGAATATTCCGATGCAG ATGCTTGAAGACGTCCCTCAAATTTCAAGTGGCGTTCAGCTCTCAATTGTACAAGGATATATGTCAAAGTTCTACAG GAGATATGGAACATGGGTGGCTAGAAATCCAGTCCTTGTATTGTGTTCATCGTTGTTCTTCGTCCTGGTGCTCTGCTTAGGCCTTTTCCGTTTTAAAGTTGAGACAAGGCCTGAGAAG TTATGGGTCGGCCATGGGAGTAGAGCTGCAGAGGAGAAACTATTTTTTGACAGCCACCTCGCACCATTTTATAGAATTGAGCAG CTCATAGTTGGTACAATCTCAGACGCAGATAATGGAAAGTCACCTCCTATTGTTACTGAAGACAACATGAAGTTACTCTTTGACATACAAAAAAAG ATAGATGCaatcaaagcgaactattcTGGCTCAATGGTATCTCTGCCTGACATTTGTATGAAGCCACTTGGCACAGAATGCGCTACTCAAAGTATTCTTCAG TATTTCAAAATGGATAGCAGTAACTTTGATAGTTACGGAGGTATTGAACATGTTGAGTACTGTTTTCAG CATTATACTTCAGCAGAGAGCTGTTTGAGTGCTTTTAAAGCTCCACTTGATCCAAGTACTGCTCTTGGTGGTTTCTCTGGTAACAATTACTCTGAG GCTTCTGCTTTCATTGTGACATACCCTGTGAATAATGCAATTGATAAAGAAGGCAACTATTCTAAGAAATCAGTGGCCTGGGAGAAGGCTTTCATTCAGTTAGTGAAG GATGAGATATTGCCAATGGTGCAAGCAAAGAATTTGACCCTTGCCTTCTCATCAGAAAGTTCTGTTGAGGAAGAGTTAAAAAGGGAGAGCACAGCAGATGCTATTACCATCTTG ATAAGCTATCTTGTGATGTTTGCCTATATATCCTTGACGCTGGGCGATACTCCCCGATTCTCCTCTTGTTACATTTCCTCTAAG GTCTTGCTTGGTCTTTCAGGAGTTATACTTGTTATGCTGTCAGTTCTTGGATCGGTTGGTTTCTTCAGTGCAGTAGGTGTAAAATCTACCCTCATTATTATGGAAGTCATCCCTTTCCTTGTCTTGGCT GTTGGGGTAGATAACATGTGCATTCTGGTGAATGCTGTTAAGCGACAGCCAATGGAACTGCCTTTAGAGGGACGAGTTAGCAATGCTCTTGTAGAAGTGGGACCATCAATTACACTAGCTAGTCTTTCAGAGGTTTTAGCATTTGCAGTTGGAAGTTTCATTCCGATGCCAGCATGCCGCATTTTTTCCATGTTCGCAG CATTGGCCGTTTTGTTGGACTTCCTCCTGCAAGTTACTGCATTTGTTGccttgatttgttttgattttttgagaGCCGAAGATAACAGGATTGATTGTTTCCCATGTATTAAAGTGTTTGGTTCAAATGCTGATCCTGAAAAAG GTAATCAACAGAGAAAACCTGGGTTGCTGGTACGGTATATGAAG gATATTCATGCCCCCATCTTGAGTCTCTGGGGAGTAAAACTTGTCGTCATATGTGTCTTTGCTGCTTTTGCATTGGCGAGTATT GCATTATGTACAAGGATTGAACCTGGTTTGGAACAACAAATTGTTCTTCCTCGTGACTCATACCTTCAG GGTTACTTCAATAATATCTCAGAATATCTCAGAATTGGACCACCTCTGTACTTTGTTGTCAAGAACTATAACTTTAG TTCTGAATCAAGACAAACGAACCAGCTATGTTCTATCAGCCAATGTGACTCCGATTCTCTATTGAATGAG ATTGCCAGAGCATCTTTAATACCAGAATCAAGTTACATTGCTAAACCAGCTGCTTCATGGCTTGATGATTTTCTTGTTTGGACATCTCCAGAAGCGTTTGGGTGCTGTAGAAAATTTACAAATAGTAGTTTTTGTCCCCCTGATGATCAG CCTCCTTGTTGTTCACCCAGTAGTGGTGGCTCCTGTAGCCCAAATGGCGTATGCAAGGATTGTACAACG TGTTTCCGTCATTCAGATTTAGCAAATGGTCGCCCTACAACTGAACAATTTCGAGAGAAGCTTCCATGGTTCCTGAATGCATTACCTTCCAGTGATTGCGCTAAAGGTGGCAATGGGGCTTACACCACTAATGTGGAGCTTGAAG GCTACGAGGATGGTATTATTAAAGCATCAGCCTTTCGTACATATCACACGCCTCTTAACAAACAA GTTGACTATGTCAATTCCATGAGGGCTGCACGAGACTTCAGCTCAAGGCTTTCTGATTCCCTAGAG ATGGAGATCTTCCCGTATGCAGTGTTTTATATGTTCTTTGAGCAATATCTAAGCATATGGAGGACAGCCCTGATTAACTTAGCTATTGCTATTG GTGCTGTATTTATTGTATGCTTGGTTATCACATGTAG TTTTTGGACTTCAGCTATTATCTTGCTTGTGCTGACCATGATTGTTCTGGATCTAATG GGAGTAATGGCAATTCTAAAAATCCAGCTCAATGCTGTATCTGTTGTTAACCTTGTGATGGCCGTTGGTATTGCTGTTGAATTCTGTGTCCATATAACACATGCCTTCTTG GTTAGCAGTGGAGATAGAAACCAACGCATGAAGGAGGCCCTGACTACTATGGGCGCTTCTGTATTCAG TGGTATCACGCTTACAAAGCTGGTCGGTGTCATTGTTCTTTGTTTCTCAAGGACAGAAGTTTTTGTG GTTTACTACTTCCAAATGTACCTGGCTTTGGTTCTTCTTGGTTTTCTACATGGACTCGTATTTTTACCT GTACTATTAAGCATTTTTGGTCCGCCATCAAGGTGTGTGCTTGTAGAGAAGCAAGAGGATCGGCCATCTACATCTTCCCAATTCTAA
- the LOC132033008 gene encoding uncharacterized protein LOC132033008, translated as MGPLAQICPDFMIGNGQRIKIRDFMNNNRWNVQKLYNTMPGHIALFISSVGIGDVNDRDYAVWKATDNGQYSNKSAWTIIRSLRQKAPLITKIWHNAVPFKISFLSWRLLHNKLPFKDAVAKFGKQGFKDCICCISPQDETPQHAFIEGKVAHHLWNKIGAPLGFKHHNIPFRGLLEEWWNRKAKNKVHKFTMQIAPMMILWEIWKAWSSCRFGEQKKFDLYKMEMQITWNMKAAITVAYPTINAESNWCNRGDMIEKLSPVVKCIPVC; from the exons ATGGGCCCTTTAGCTCAAATATGTCCTGACTTCATGATTGGTAATGGACAAAGGATCAAGATTAGAGATTTTATGAACAATAATAGGTGGAATGTCCAGAAGCTCTACAACACCATGCCAGGTCACATTGCTCTTTTCATTAGTTCTGTTGGTATTGGGGATGTGAATGACAGGGATTATGCAGTGTGGAAGGCTACTGATAATGGTCAATATTCAAATAAATCTGCTTGGACCATTATTAGAAGTCTTAGACAAAAAGCACCTTTGATTACTAAAATCTGGCACAATGCAGTTCCCTTCAAGATCTCTTTCCTTAGTTGGAGATTGTTACACAACAAATTGCCTTTCAAAGATGCTGTGGCTAAATTTGGTAAACAAGGCTTCAAAGACTGTATATGTTGCATCTCGCCACAAGATGAAACACCTCAACATGCTTTTATCGAAGGAAAGGTTGCTCATCATCTGTGGAACAAAATTGGAGCCCCTTTGGGCTTTAAACATCACAATATTCCTTTCAGAGGTTTACTTGAAGAATGGTGGAATAGAAAAGCCAAAAACAAGGTCCACAAATTTACTATGCAAATTGCTCCAATGATGATATTGTGGGAGATATGGAAAGCTTGGAGTTCTTGCAGATTTGGGGAACAAAAGAAGTTTGATTTATACAAGATGGAAATGCAAATCACCTGGAACATGAAAGCTGCAATAACTGTTGCATATCCCACCATCAATGCAGAGA GCAACTGGTGTAACAGAGGTGATATGATTGAAAAACTTAGCCCTGTGGTAAAATGCATCCCTGTATGCTAG
- the LOC132033007 gene encoding uncharacterized protein LOC132033007 isoform X1, whose protein sequence is MNTRAIDFIGAGAKNFREWYAFIGRRAPPGVPGSPYAINFRPAAPESSGMKPMNVSTYSCGDTSLGCSCGDCPSASDCSSSAPPAQTEGSCSVRIGSLKVKCIEVAVTILYVVLVSAFLGWGFLHKKREETPVSRTKPLISATGNGVIRQSSRQKDENIPMQMLEDVPQISSGVQLSIVQGYMSKFYRRYGTWVARNPVLVLCSSLFFVLVLCLGLFRFKVETRPEKLWVGHGSRAAEEKLFFDSHLAPFYRIEQLIVGTISDADNGKSPPIVTEDNMKLLFDIQKKIDAIKANYSGSMVSLPDICMKPLGTECATQSILQYFKMDSSNFDSYGGIEHVEYCFQHYTSAESCLSAFKAPLDPSTALGGFSGNNYSEASAFIVTYPVNNAIDKEGNYSKKSVAWEKAFIQLVKDEILPMVQAKNLTLAFSSESSVEEELKRESTADAITILISYLVMFAYISLTLGDTPRFSSCYISSKVLLGLSGVILVMLSVLGSVGFFSAVGVKSTLIIMEVIPFLVLAVGVDNMCILVNAVKRQPMELPLEGRVSNALVEVGPSITLASLSEVLAFAVGSFIPMPACRIFSMFAALAVLLDFLLQVTAFVALICFDFLRAEDNRIDCFPCIKVFGSNADPEKGNQQRKPGLLVRYMKDIHAPILSLWGVKLVVICVFAAFALASIALCTRIEPGLEQQIVLPRDSYLQGYFNNISEYLRIGPPLYFVVKNYNFSSESRQTNQLCSISQCDSDSLLNEIARASLIPESSYIAKPAASWLDDFLVWTSPEAFGCCRKFTNSSFCPPDDQPPCCSPSSGGSCSPNGVCKDCTTCFRHSDLANGRPTTEQFREKLPWFLNALPSSDCAKGGNGAYTTNVELEGYEDGIIKASAFRTYHTPLNKQVDYVNSMRAARDFSSRLSDSLEMEIFPYAVFYMFFEQYLSIWRTALINLAIAIGAVFIVCLVITCSFWTSAIILLVLTMIVLDLMGVMAILKIQLNAVSVVNLVMAVGIAVEFCVHITHAFLVSSGDRNQRMKEALTTMGASVFSGITLTKLVGVIVLCFSRTEVFVVYYFQMYLALVLLGFLHGLVFLPVLLSIFGPPSRCVLVEKQEDRPSTSSQF, encoded by the exons ATGAATACCAGAGCCATAGATTTCATTGGCGCAGGTGCTAAAAATTTCAGAG AGTGGTATGCATTTATTGGAAGACGAGCACCACCGGGAGTCCCCGGATCTCCATATGCAATTAATTTTAGACCAGCTGCTCCTGAGTCATCTGGAATGAAACCTATGAATGTGTCTACGTATTCATGCGGTGATACATCACTAGGCTGTTCATGTGGTGATTGCCCTTCAGCTTCTGATTGCTCAAGTTCAGCTCCTCCTGCTCAGACAGAAGGTTCTTGTTCAGTGAGAATTGGGTCTCTCAAG GTGAAGTGTATTGAAGTTGCTGTCACAATTCTATATGTTGTACTAGTCTCTGCTTTTCTTGGATGGGGCTTTCTCcataaaaaaagagaagagactCCGGTTTCGAGAACAAAGCCATTGATCAGTGCCACTGGAAATGGTGTCATCCGCCAAAGCAGCAGGCAAAAGGATGAGAATATTCCGATGCAG ATGCTTGAAGACGTCCCTCAAATTTCAAGTGGCGTTCAGCTCTCAATTGTACAAGGATATATGTCAAAGTTCTACAG GAGATATGGAACATGGGTGGCTAGAAATCCAGTCCTTGTATTGTGTTCATCGTTGTTCTTCGTCCTGGTGCTCTGCTTAGGCCTTTTCCGTTTTAAAGTTGAGACAAGGCCTGAGAAG TTATGGGTCGGCCATGGGAGTAGAGCTGCAGAGGAGAAACTATTTTTTGACAGCCACCTCGCACCATTTTATAGAATTGAGCAG CTCATAGTTGGTACAATCTCAGACGCAGATAATGGAAAGTCACCTCCTATTGTTACTGAAGACAACATGAAGTTACTCTTTGACATACAAAAAAAG ATAGATGCaatcaaagcgaactattcTGGCTCAATGGTATCTCTGCCTGACATTTGTATGAAGCCACTTGGCACAGAATGCGCTACTCAAAGTATTCTTCAG TATTTCAAAATGGATAGCAGTAACTTTGATAGTTACGGAGGTATTGAACATGTTGAGTACTGTTTTCAG CATTATACTTCAGCAGAGAGCTGTTTGAGTGCTTTTAAAGCTCCACTTGATCCAAGTACTGCTCTTGGTGGTTTCTCTGGTAACAATTACTCTGAG GCTTCTGCTTTCATTGTGACATACCCTGTGAATAATGCAATTGATAAAGAAGGCAACTATTCTAAGAAATCAGTGGCCTGGGAGAAGGCTTTCATTCAGTTAGTGAAG GATGAGATATTGCCAATGGTGCAAGCAAAGAATTTGACCCTTGCCTTCTCATCAGAAAGTTCTGTTGAGGAAGAGTTAAAAAGGGAGAGCACAGCAGATGCTATTACCATCTTG ATAAGCTATCTTGTGATGTTTGCCTATATATCCTTGACGCTGGGCGATACTCCCCGATTCTCCTCTTGTTACATTTCCTCTAAG GTCTTGCTTGGTCTTTCAGGAGTTATACTTGTTATGCTGTCAGTTCTTGGATCGGTTGGTTTCTTCAGTGCAGTAGGTGTAAAATCTACCCTCATTATTATGGAAGTCATCCCTTTCCTTGTCTTGGCT GTTGGGGTAGATAACATGTGCATTCTGGTGAATGCTGTTAAGCGACAGCCAATGGAACTGCCTTTAGAGGGACGAGTTAGCAATGCTCTTGTAGAAGTGGGACCATCAATTACACTAGCTAGTCTTTCAGAGGTTTTAGCATTTGCAGTTGGAAGTTTCATTCCGATGCCAGCATGCCGCATTTTTTCCATGTTCGCAG CATTGGCCGTTTTGTTGGACTTCCTCCTGCAAGTTACTGCATTTGTTGccttgatttgttttgattttttgagaGCCGAAGATAACAGGATTGATTGTTTCCCATGTATTAAAGTGTTTGGTTCAAATGCTGATCCTGAAAAAG GTAATCAACAGAGAAAACCTGGGTTGCTGGTACGGTATATGAAG gATATTCATGCCCCCATCTTGAGTCTCTGGGGAGTAAAACTTGTCGTCATATGTGTCTTTGCTGCTTTTGCATTGGCGAGTATT GCATTATGTACAAGGATTGAACCTGGTTTGGAACAACAAATTGTTCTTCCTCGTGACTCATACCTTCAG GGTTACTTCAATAATATCTCAGAATATCTCAGAATTGGACCACCTCTGTACTTTGTTGTCAAGAACTATAACTTTAG TTCTGAATCAAGACAAACGAACCAGCTATGTTCTATCAGCCAATGTGACTCCGATTCTCTATTGAATGAG ATTGCCAGAGCATCTTTAATACCAGAATCAAGTTACATTGCTAAACCAGCTGCTTCATGGCTTGATGATTTTCTTGTTTGGACATCTCCAGAAGCGTTTGGGTGCTGTAGAAAATTTACAAATAGTAGTTTTTGTCCCCCTGATGATCAG CCTCCTTGTTGTTCACCCAGTAGTGGTGGCTCCTGTAGCCCAAATGGCGTATGCAAGGATTGTACAACG TGTTTCCGTCATTCAGATTTAGCAAATGGTCGCCCTACAACTGAACAATTTCGAGAGAAGCTTCCATGGTTCCTGAATGCATTACCTTCCAGTGATTGCGCTAAAGGTGGCAATGGGGCTTACACCACTAATGTGGAGCTTGAAG GCTACGAGGATGGTATTATTAAAGCATCAGCCTTTCGTACATATCACACGCCTCTTAACAAACAA GTTGACTATGTCAATTCCATGAGGGCTGCACGAGACTTCAGCTCAAGGCTTTCTGATTCCCTAGAG ATGGAGATCTTCCCGTATGCAGTGTTTTATATGTTCTTTGAGCAATATCTAAGCATATGGAGGACAGCCCTGATTAACTTAGCTATTGCTATTG GTGCTGTATTTATTGTATGCTTGGTTATCACATGTAG TTTTTGGACTTCAGCTATTATCTTGCTTGTGCTGACCATGATTGTTCTGGATCTAATG GGAGTAATGGCAATTCTAAAAATCCAGCTCAATGCTGTATCTGTTGTTAACCTTGTGATGGCCGTTGGTATTGCTGTTGAATTCTGTGTCCATATAACACATGCCTTCTTG GTTAGCAGTGGAGATAGAAACCAACGCATGAAGGAGGCCCTGACTACTATGGGCGCTTCTGTATTCAG TGGTATCACGCTTACAAAGCTGGTCGGTGTCATTGTTCTTTGTTTCTCAAGGACAGAAGTTTTTGTG GTTTACTACTTCCAAATGTACCTGGCTTTGGTTCTTCTTGGTTTTCTACATGGACTCGTATTTTTACCT GTACTATTAAGCATTTTTGGTCCGCCATCAAGGTGTGTGCTTGTAGAGAAGCAAGAGGATCGGCCATCTACATCTTCCCAATTCTAA
- the LOC132033005 gene encoding uncharacterized protein LOC132033005 isoform X2, which translates to MQRRRVVPKGKLPPPLELQRTRVLCASLAPTNTEKVQYSGAYASMGVDNSVRFEQFRNNFKVEVVRLDEDELEFDMIGIDPSLANAFRRILIAEVPTIAIEKVLIANNTSIIQDEVLAHRLGLIPIKVDPRLFEYMSENDVPNEKNTVVFKLHARCKKGSERRRVLSSELKWLPNGSELILATESQASNSSAKPKTYTSFSCSQGTRPEFLNDPIAPKDADIIVAKLGPGQEIELEAHAVKGMGKTHAKWSPVATAWYRMLPEVVLLRDIEDDEAEALVKKCPVKVFDIEDMGKGKKRATVARPRACTLCRECIREEGWDKNVALRRVNDHFIFTIESTGALPPEVLFTEAVKILEEKCERVITELS; encoded by the exons atgcAACGGAGGCGGGTTGTGCCAAAGGGCAAGTTGCCCCCTCCCCTTGAGCTCCAAAGAACTCGAGTTCTCTGTGCTTCTTTAGCTCCCACTAAT ACAGAGAAGGTACAATACTCAGGCGCCTATGCATCTATGGGTGTTGATAACAGCGTGCGCTTTGAGCAATTCCGCAATAACTTCAAAGTGGAAGTTGTGAGACTTGACGAGGACGAATTGGAGTTTGACATGATTGGTATCGATCCTTCTCTTGCCAACGCATTTCGCAGAATCCTCATTGCAGAG GTCCCGACCATAGCTATTGAAAAAGTTCTTATTGCAAACAATACGTCCATTATCCAAGATGAAGTGCTCGCTCATAGACTTGGTCTCATCCCAATTAAGGTCGATCCAAGGCTTTTTGAGTATATGTCAG AAAATGATGTCCCTAACGAAAAGAATACAGTTGTTTTCAAACTCCATGCTCGTTGTAAAAAAGGCAGTGAACGACGAAGAG TCTTGTCCAGTGAGCTGAAGTGGTTACCCAATGGAAGTGAATTGATACTAGCAACAGAAAGTCAAGCATCAAATTCGAGTGCAAAACCAAAAACTTACACTTCATTCAGCTGTAGTCAAGGTACTCGACCAGAATTCTTGAATGACCCAATTGCCCCCAAAGATGCAGATATCATTGTAGCCAAACTCGGACCTGGTCAG GAAATCGAGCTAGAAGCTCATGCTGTTAAAGGCATGGGTAAGACACATGCAAAGTGGTCTCCTGTGGCTACCGCTTGGTACAGAATGCTTCCTGAG GTTGTATTATTGCGAGATATTGAAGATGATGAAGCAGAAGCACTTGTGAAGAAGTGTCCAGTTAAGGTGTTTGACATCGAAGATATGGGTAAAG GTAAAAAGAGGGCAACTGTTGCACGACCAAGGGCTTGCACACTTTGCAGGGAATGCATCAGAGAGGAAGGGTGGGACAAGAATGTAGCATTGAGACGTGTAAATGACCATTTCATCT TTACCATAGAGTCAACTGGAGCATTGCCACCTGAGGTGCTGTTTACTGAAGCTGTAaagattttggaagaaaaatgtgAACGGGTGATAACGGAGCTGTCATGA
- the LOC132033005 gene encoding uncharacterized protein LOC132033005 isoform X1, with protein MGSASDSDSDSDSSPKLEKVSVWDLPDVPKGKLPPHLELRRTRVLCASLAPTNTEKVQYSGAYASMGVDNSVRFEQFRNNFKVEVVRLDEDELEFDMIGIDPSLANAFRRILIAEVPTIAIEKVLIANNTSIIQDEVLAHRLGLIPIKVDPRLFEYMSENDVPNEKNTVVFKLHARCKKGSERRRVLSSELKWLPNGSELILATESQASNSSAKPKTYTSFSCSQGTRPEFLNDPIAPKDADIIVAKLGPGQEIELEAHAVKGMGKTHAKWSPVATAWYRMLPEVVLLRDIEDDEAEALVKKCPVKVFDIEDMGKGKKRATVARPRACTLCRECIREEGWDKNVALRRVNDHFIFTIESTGALPPEVLFTEAVKILEEKCERVITELS; from the exons ATGGGCAGTGCTTCAGATAGTGATAGTGATAGTGATAGCAGCCCAAAGTTAGAAAAGGTTTCAGTTTGGGATTTGCCTGATGTCCCAAAGGGGAAATTGCCACCTCACCTTGAACTCCGAAGGACTCGTGTTCTTTGTGCTTCTTTAGCTCCCACTAAT ACAGAGAAGGTACAATACTCAGGCGCCTATGCATCTATGGGTGTTGATAACAGCGTGCGCTTTGAGCAATTCCGCAATAACTTCAAAGTGGAAGTTGTGAGACTTGACGAGGACGAATTGGAGTTTGACATGATTGGTATCGATCCTTCTCTTGCCAACGCATTTCGCAGAATCCTCATTGCAGAG GTCCCGACCATAGCTATTGAAAAAGTTCTTATTGCAAACAATACGTCCATTATCCAAGATGAAGTGCTCGCTCATAGACTTGGTCTCATCCCAATTAAGGTCGATCCAAGGCTTTTTGAGTATATGTCAG AAAATGATGTCCCTAACGAAAAGAATACAGTTGTTTTCAAACTCCATGCTCGTTGTAAAAAAGGCAGTGAACGACGAAGAG TCTTGTCCAGTGAGCTGAAGTGGTTACCCAATGGAAGTGAATTGATACTAGCAACAGAAAGTCAAGCATCAAATTCGAGTGCAAAACCAAAAACTTACACTTCATTCAGCTGTAGTCAAGGTACTCGACCAGAATTCTTGAATGACCCAATTGCCCCCAAAGATGCAGATATCATTGTAGCCAAACTCGGACCTGGTCAG GAAATCGAGCTAGAAGCTCATGCTGTTAAAGGCATGGGTAAGACACATGCAAAGTGGTCTCCTGTGGCTACCGCTTGGTACAGAATGCTTCCTGAG GTTGTATTATTGCGAGATATTGAAGATGATGAAGCAGAAGCACTTGTGAAGAAGTGTCCAGTTAAGGTGTTTGACATCGAAGATATGGGTAAAG GTAAAAAGAGGGCAACTGTTGCACGACCAAGGGCTTGCACACTTTGCAGGGAATGCATCAGAGAGGAAGGGTGGGACAAGAATGTAGCATTGAGACGTGTAAATGACCATTTCATCT TTACCATAGAGTCAACTGGAGCATTGCCACCTGAGGTGCTGTTTACTGAAGCTGTAaagattttggaagaaaaatgtgAACGGGTGATAACGGAGCTGTCATGA